From the genome of bacterium, one region includes:
- a CDS encoding tetratricopeptide repeat protein: MKLIKHSNKIIEIGLIVLVLAVPLYFDTHLHSVYDLSKVVILSFLSLVMFYICLLRIALQRQIEFSYNPLFSPIIAFLLISIISTLFSYSPLLSLIGIYRRYNGLITTINYVVLFFLVVNFISQVDRLVKTIIFAGTVAAIYGIFQHFGIDPLFVSLGFGKGRVTSSFGNPVFLSAYLIMVFPLALSLYLDRKDKWLTTISLCLLYTCLLMAKTRASFLGLFVALFLFGVLDVKRILQNKVKVIILGIILIGITLIFGIGKGSMIERVIATTKMPSLGVKEERFKLWEGAMGIIRKHPLIGVGQESMSLVFQQYAPIRLVVAYKGARITADKSHNEFLDVVVEKGIIGLVIYLWLLITFIIMACKIIKDKQSKSIAIGILSAWTGYLTQALFNLSMISITHLFFILMGMMVVLYKCKMQNVKCKINKLNKIIIGFSTILVLFLLTFIIRAYLADVNFQQAIGLKRGGFSKESIPKYEQAIKLNPIEKEYRFELILTYLDLDKSYAKKALILAKETSSLAPEDSNSWYLLARTLEHNEKDIPEIINAYQKARELSPCWADVHNNLGILYAKSKELNQAKKEFELAAKFNPTSTIFLDNLVTVCLEMKNIEECKKILKRIIKLAPQGDKLIDTHNRLAWIYYNQGDFKKAISHYQAIIDLSPINIDAHRNLGSIYYKLGKKINAQKEFKEVLTFDPNNTYALKMLSAIR, translated from the coding sequence ATGAAGTTAATCAAACATTCTAACAAAATAATTGAAATAGGACTAATAGTTTTAGTATTAGCAGTTCCTCTATATTTTGATACACATCTTCATTCTGTATATGACTTAAGCAAAGTAGTTATCTTGAGTTTTTTGTCTTTAGTTATGTTTTATATCTGTCTGCTCAGGATAGCTCTCCAAAGACAAATTGAGTTTTCGTACAACCCATTGTTTTCACCCATAATTGCCTTTCTCCTCATTAGCATCATTTCTACATTATTCTCATACTCACCACTGTTAAGCCTAATTGGTATCTATCGTAGATATAATGGATTAATTACCACTATTAATTATGTTGTGCTATTTTTCTTAGTTGTCAATTTCATATCACAGGTTGATAGATTAGTTAAAACAATTATCTTTGCCGGAACAGTTGCTGCTATTTATGGTATTTTTCAACATTTTGGCATAGACCCACTTTTTGTCTCGTTAGGTTTTGGAAAGGGACGAGTTACCTCAAGTTTTGGCAATCCAGTATTTTTATCTGCTTATCTAATTATGGTATTTCCCTTAGCATTAAGTCTATATTTAGACAGGAAAGATAAGTGGCTGACCACTATAAGCCTATGCTTGCTCTATACCTGTTTATTAATGGCAAAAACAAGGGCTTCATTTTTAGGACTATTTGTAGCACTATTTTTATTTGGAGTCCTTGACGTTAAAAGGATATTGCAAAATAAAGTGAAAGTGATTATATTAGGAATAATATTAATAGGTATTACACTTATCTTTGGCATTGGCAAAGGGTCAATGATTGAAAGGGTCATTGCAACCACAAAAATGCCATCTTTAGGTGTAAAAGAAGAACGATTTAAACTATGGGAAGGGGCAATGGGAATTATAAGAAAGCATCCATTAATTGGAGTAGGACAGGAGTCAATGAGTTTAGTCTTCCAACAATATGCCCCGATAAGATTAGTAGTTGCTTATAAAGGAGCACGAATAACCGCTGATAAATCCCATAATGAGTTTTTAGATGTAGTAGTAGAAAAAGGAATAATTGGATTAGTGATATATTTATGGCTATTAATCACTTTTATAATAATGGCATGTAAGATTATTAAAGATAAACAGTCAAAATCTATCGCAATAGGTATTTTATCTGCCTGGACAGGGTATCTTACTCAAGCTCTATTTAATCTTAGTATGATTTCTATCACACACCTTTTCTTTATATTAATGGGGATGATGGTGGTCTTATATAAATGTAAAATGCAAAATGTAAAATGCAAAATTAATAAATTAAACAAAATTATTATTGGATTTAGTACAATCTTAGTGTTATTTTTACTAACTTTTATTATTAGAGCTTATTTAGCGGATGTTAATTTTCAACAGGCAATTGGGTTAAAAAGAGGTGGATTTAGTAAAGAGAGTATTCCTAAATATGAGCAGGCTATTAAACTTAATCCTATTGAAAAAGAGTATCGCTTTGAACTCATACTAACCTATCTGGATTTGGATAAATCCTATGCAAAAAAGGCACTAATCCTTGCAAAAGAGACTTCATCTTTAGCACCAGAAGATAGTAATTCATGGTATTTGTTGGCAAGGACTCTTGAACACAATGAAAAGGATATACCAGAGATAATTAATGCTTACCAAAAAGCCCGAGAATTAAGTCCATGCTGGGCGGATGTACATAATAACTTAGGAATTTTGTATGCCAAATCAAAAGAACTTAATCAGGCTAAGAAAGAATTTGAACTTGCAGCTAAATTTAATCCAACATCTACAATCTTTTTGGATAATCTTGTTACGGTCTGTTTAGAAATGAAAAACATTGAAGAGTGTAAAAAGATATTAAAGAGGATAATTAAATTGGCTCCTCAAGGAGATAAACTTATAGATACACATAATCGACTGGCATGGATTTATTACAATCAAGGGGATTTTAAAAAGGCAATTTCTCACTACCAAGCTATTATTGACTTATCTCCTATAAATATTGATGCACATCGTAATTTAGGCTCTATCTATTATAAATTAGGCAAAAAGATAAATGCTCAAAAGGAATTTAAAGAGGTCTTAACCTTTGACCCAAACAATACCTATGCACTTAAGATGTTAAGTGCAATTAGATAA